One window of Aerosakkonema funiforme FACHB-1375 genomic DNA carries:
- a CDS encoding UbiA family prenyltransferase, whose translation MQQQTMFDRWWIYQRERFPIVAHGVLIAIFSSAAISYSVLLRGGTKILNLSTIIVAFISVFLFFLQLRIADEFKDFDDDLRYRPYRPVPRGLVSLRELGWLGVATGIIQLSLAVWLTPTLALLLGLVWLYFGLMCKEFFVHNWLKAHLLAYMCSHIVIVPLINLYATACDWLVAQASPPADIFWFLVASFFNGMVIEIGRKIRSPKDEEFGVETYSAVWGRKKAVFAWLGAIALTAIASFISASQIDFATPVGCLLAILFIVAIAVAWLFLRQPITKWAKLIEKTSSLWTLLVYLSLGIVPLTLRLLHYLPY comes from the coding sequence ATGCAGCAGCAAACAATGTTCGATCGCTGGTGGATATATCAGCGAGAACGCTTCCCAATTGTAGCTCATGGAGTACTAATTGCAATTTTCAGCAGTGCTGCGATTAGCTATTCTGTCCTGCTGCGCGGTGGCACAAAAATACTGAATCTCAGTACAATAATAGTTGCCTTTATCAGCGTTTTTCTCTTCTTTTTGCAACTGCGGATTGCAGATGAATTTAAAGATTTTGATGACGATTTGCGATACCGTCCTTACCGTCCCGTTCCCAGAGGTTTGGTGAGTTTGCGCGAGTTAGGTTGGCTGGGTGTTGCTACTGGCATAATTCAGCTAAGTTTGGCTGTTTGGTTAACACCAACTTTGGCATTGTTGCTGGGTTTGGTGTGGCTTTACTTTGGGTTGATGTGCAAAGAATTCTTTGTGCATAATTGGCTAAAGGCTCATCTTTTGGCTTATATGTGCAGCCACATAGTAATTGTACCCCTGATTAATTTGTATGCAACAGCTTGTGATTGGTTAGTGGCGCAGGCGTCCCCGCCTGCGGATATTTTTTGGTTTTTGGTCGCTAGCTTTTTTAATGGGATGGTAATTGAAATCGGACGCAAGATTCGATCGCCCAAAGATGAAGAGTTCGGTGTCGAGACTTACAGCGCTGTTTGGGGACGGAAAAAAGCTGTGTTTGCTTGGCTTGGCGCGATCGCATTGACGGCGATCGCATCCTTTATATCCGCCTCCCAAATCGACTTTGCAACACCTGTCGGTTGCTTGCTAGCGATATTATTCATTGTTGCGATCGCTGTGGCATGGCTTTTTCTGCGTCAACCGATTACTAAATGGGCTAAACTTATAGAAAAAACCTCTAGTCTCTGGACATTGCTTGTATATTTAAGTTTAGGTATTGTACCGCTGACATTGCGCTTGTTACATTACTTGCCTTATTGA
- a CDS encoding radical SAM/SPASM domain-containing protein, producing MNPFLSNIRLKWFLATRALDYSADFVKILYQIYLNHNKIIHFRNGYPVYSLSTPALFSKPASNFIARALYRTIQNKNLPNLMSFAVNDICNATCEHCSFFEAVEEKNKNILTLQQAQKLIKDAQELGVSVINFVGGEPLLHQELPEIIKAVNKDFSTTILFTNGWHLEKRAAELKKAGLDSIYISIDAASPEKHDRFRKQTGLFDRAMRGIQTAKKLGFSVGISTTMTPESYRDGELDRIVKLGKKIGIHEVLVFDALPTGRYKERQDLVDNNDWIEEMIQSARKYNQNPNYPGVVFFAYFTSHRSVGCSCGTSYFYVSPYGDIMSCDFNHAKFGNILEEPLWKIWDRLTTLPEFCQAKWGGCKIKDSEFRQKETVSSGNLNIHI from the coding sequence ATGAACCCCTTTCTTAGCAATATTCGCCTCAAATGGTTCCTTGCCACTAGGGCTTTAGACTACAGCGCCGACTTTGTTAAAATTTTGTATCAAATCTATCTAAATCATAACAAAATCATACATTTCCGTAATGGATACCCGGTTTATTCCCTATCCACTCCCGCTTTATTCAGCAAACCAGCATCTAACTTCATCGCTCGCGCCCTATATCGCACCATTCAGAATAAAAATTTGCCCAACTTGATGAGTTTTGCGGTTAATGATATCTGCAATGCGACTTGCGAGCATTGTAGTTTCTTTGAAGCTGTTGAAGAGAAAAACAAAAATATTCTCACATTACAGCAAGCACAAAAACTCATCAAAGACGCGCAAGAGTTGGGAGTATCTGTAATTAACTTTGTCGGTGGAGAACCGCTCCTGCACCAAGAATTACCGGAAATTATCAAAGCAGTTAATAAAGACTTTTCCACTACTATTCTATTTACCAACGGTTGGCATTTGGAGAAGCGGGCAGCAGAATTAAAAAAGGCAGGATTGGACAGCATTTATATTAGCATAGATGCGGCAAGTCCGGAAAAGCACGACCGATTTCGCAAACAAACGGGTTTGTTCGATCGAGCAATGCGAGGTATCCAAACAGCGAAAAAGTTAGGCTTTTCTGTCGGAATCTCTACAACTATGACTCCGGAATCTTACCGCGATGGAGAATTAGACAGAATTGTTAAATTGGGGAAAAAGATAGGCATCCATGAAGTCCTCGTTTTCGATGCTTTGCCAACAGGAAGATATAAAGAGCGGCAAGACTTAGTTGATAACAACGACTGGATAGAAGAGATGATTCAGTCAGCTAGAAAATATAACCAAAATCCCAATTATCCGGGAGTAGTTTTCTTTGCTTATTTTACCAGTCATCGCAGCGTCGGTTGTTCTTGCGGTACAAGCTATTTTTACGTTTCGCCTTACGGTGATATTATGTCCTGCGATTTCAACCATGCCAAGTTTGGCAACATTCTCGAAGAACCCCTTTGGAAAATCTGGGATAGATTGACAACTCTACCCGAATTTTGTCAGGCAAAGTGGGGTGGATGCAAAATCAAAGATTCTGAATTTCGGCAAAAAGAAACTGTCTCAAGTGGCAACCTCAATATCCACATTTAG